The Vicia villosa cultivar HV-30 ecotype Madison, WI linkage group LG1, Vvil1.0, whole genome shotgun sequence genome includes a region encoding these proteins:
- the LOC131607825 gene encoding L-ascorbate oxidase homolog, translated as MNKAILAPIFLGVLACWSAISVIAEDRSLFFTWEITSGTIFPLGVPQEGILINGQFPGPTIEAITNDNIVVNVINKLDDKFLITWSGVKQRRTSWQDGVIGTNCPIPPNSNWTYKFQLKDQIGTYTYFPSTKIHKAAGGFGALNIAQRSVISIPYPAPDGEFTLLIGDWYKPNHKVLRRLLDVGKSLPLPDALLINGQKDFAVFTGEAGKTYKFRVSNVGLATSINFQIQDHSLKLIEVEGAHTLQETYKSLDIHVGQSMTFLVTLDKSAGDYYIVASSRFIETNLTTIATLRYSGSNRKASGQLPIDPTIDLDWSMKQARTFRLNLTANAARPNPQGSFHYGTIPVMRTLLLANTKSIVNGKLRYAVNGISHINPSTPLKLADYFNLPGVFDLNTIKDVPSSGSLVKLGTSVIGFALHDFAEIIFQNNENTIQSWHLDGSSFYVVGFGNGIWTPDVRNTYNLVDGITRYTVQVYPKSWTTILVSLDNKGMWNLRSAIWENRYLGQELYMRVWNNEQSLYTETNIPLNALFCGKAKHLPKF; from the exons ATGAACAAGGCCATTTTAGCTCCAATTTTTCTTGGAGTTTTGGCGTGTTGGAGTGCGATTTCGGTTATTGCTGAAGATCGATCTTTGTTTTTCACATGGGAAATTACTAGTGGAACAATTTTTCCTCTTGGTGTTCCTCAAGag GGTATTCTTATCAATGGCCAATTTCCAGGCCCTACAATTGAAGCCATCACAAATGACAATATTGTTGTTAATGTCATTAACAAGTTGGATGATAAATTTCTCATTACATG GAGTGGTGTAAAACAAAGAAGGACATCATGGCAAGATGGAGTAATAGGAACTAATTGTCCAATCCCTCCAAACTCAAACTGGACATACAAATTTCAATTGAAAGATCAAATTGGAACCTACACATATTTCCCATCAACCAAAATCCATAAAGCTGCTGGTGGTTTTGGAGCACTCAACATTGCTCAAAGATCTGTTATATCCATTCCATATCCTGCCCCAGATGGTGAATTCACCCTGCTTATAGGTGATTGGTACAAGCCCAACCACaag GTACTAAGGAGACTATTAGATGTTGGCAAAAGCCTTCCTTTACCTGATGCTCTTCTTATAAATGGTCAAAAAGATTTTGCTGTATTTACAGGAGAAGCAG GGAAAACATACAAGTTCAGGGTGTCTAATGTTGGGCTAGCAACCTCAATTAACTTTCAAATTCAAGATCATTCATTGAAGCTCATTGAAGTTGAAGGTGCTCACACGTTGCAAGAAACATATAAGTCACTCGATATTCATGTTGGACAATCGATGACATTTTTAGTCACACTAGATAAGTCAGCGGGTGACTATTACATTGTTGCATCGAGCCGTTTCATCGAGACTAATCTTACTACCATTGCAACACTTAGATATTCTGGATCCAACCGTAAGGCCTCGGGTCAATTACCCATTGACCCGACTATCGATCTAGATTGGTCCATGAAGCAAGCTAGAACCTTCAG ACTGAACTTGACAGCAAACGCTGCTCGGCCAAATCCCCAGGGATCGTTCCACTACGGAACCATCCCTGTGATGAGGACATTGCTATTGGCAAACACAAAATCCATCGTAAATGGAAAGCTACGCTATGCAGTAAACGGAATTTCGCACATCAATCCAAGCACACCATTGAAGCTTGCCGACTATTTTAACCTTCCTGGAGTCTTCGATCTCAACACAATCAAGGATGTTCCTTCTTCAGGTTCCCTTGTCAAGCTTGGAACATCTGTAATAGGTTTCGCTCTTCATGACTTTGCAGAAATAATCTTCCAGAACAATGAAAACACTATTCAGTCATGGCACTTGGATGGATCTAGCTTCTATGTTGTTGG ATTTGGAAATGGTATATGGACACCTGATGTGAGAAACACATACAATTTGGTTGATGGAATTACAAGATACACTGTTCAG GTGTATCCAAAATCATGGACTACAATATTGGTGTCTTTGGACAATAAGGGCATGTGGAATTTGAGGTCTGCAATATGGGAAAATAGATATTTGGGACAAGAGTTGTATATGAGGGTTTGGAACAATGAACAAAGCCTATACACTGAGACTAATATCCCTTTGAATGCATTGTTTTGTGGCAAGGCTAAACATTTGCCTAAATTTTAA